From a region of the Oryza sativa Japonica Group chromosome 6, ASM3414082v1 genome:
- the LOC4341541 gene encoding putative disease resistance protein RGA3 isoform X1, with the protein MGTELTVTGWFLSPIIREMQDTALSYIRGQFSWEKDQEKDLERLDTILTEILAIVDAIEKREIKDGNQRKLLRKLKDAIYSAVDVLDSFQYMALKSKVDSQAMVSRVTSSCVYLGKRVVGTDKFRRKLTDMLKKLDEVKTTADTLFKLVSFDSATAKLLPVTQARVTSPLKEENHIYGRKDDLDRLRDLLLMQSDSSAPGPSNSCVPVISIIGVGGIGKTSLAQLAFRDERIRASFGLRIWVCVSDIYDEITLARDILESVTGENYRSVTKLDELKNVLQEKISQKNFFLVLDDVWYDENRTNWENELVWDGVLSTLDTGLGGSKILVTTRTNKASELLRAGACLQLGGLNRDDYWMLFKSCAFGEKHPGLFQELKEIGMQIAERLNGLPLAAKVIGRLLNVDLDSSHWKKVLESDISGDVMKVLRLSYQHLPIHLQLCFSFCSLFPKNWRFDPRRLTDMWISQGFVQKEDESDNDMNVEDVAKGYFNDLVQRSFFERSLLDLPIEYVMHDLINDLARNVSKDEYTRIESEKQKEIPPNIRHLSISAHLWAGMKKTEMKNLRTLLVWSKSWPCWKLSLPNDVFKKSKYIRVLDLTGCCLERLPTSVKNLKHLRYLAFRVPEKPLPTALVQLYHLEVLVTRGHSCRGSECFQLPTNMKKNLLKLRKAYLFNVGGATISGFGGQTLLHGPGEFHVKKESGHRLGELKEMNNIRGRLSVRFLENVEHQQQAVDAHLDCKEHVKHLQLEWSDLPRPITSELDSDVLEALRPHPDLDRLNITGYKGLRSPTWFETNWMKALTSVILENCMGWVQLPPLGQLPLLEDLVLRNMHAVGQIGEEFYGNGEMKGFPKLEEIVFDGMPNWEKWSGIEDGSLLPCLTRLYIAKCPKLQEAPPLNARPKVEVAITSDSLPSSCLFDSLMASASYLILLVNCCSFLSSLNTDQLSHVEELNVKSCTDPMPACGFIGLSSLKVLRISNCSALLSSVCVEAGEELDTCFFPQSLSELEIVDSNIQSSLLPRYLQGLTNLSVLVINSCDSMDLLSLAYGTHHLTSLEAIIIKDCIFLSSLDGFENLIALRKLVVADCKNFCFLPADLNALISLKTLAIYGCPKMKFLPQNGVPASLQLILLSLLHPELDRQLQRREGTEWDKIAHVPEKKLEVELIDLLTLFPSSSF; encoded by the exons atGGGCACTGAATTAACTGTTACAGGATGGTTCTTGTCACCTATTATACGGGAAATGCAAGATACTGCACTGTCCTACATAAGGGGGCAATTCAGTTGGGAGAAGGATCAAGAAAAGGACCTTGAGCGTCTTGATACTATCCTTACAGAGATCTTGGCCATCGTGGACGCCATCGAGAAGCGGGAGATCAAGGATGGGAATCAGAGGAAGCTGCTCCGGAAGCTCAAGGATGCCATTTACAGCGCCGTTGATGTGCTTGACAGCTTCCAGTACATGGCCCTCAAGTCTAAAGTCGACAGCCAAGCTATGGTGAGTCGCGTTACCTCATCCTGTGTTTACTTGGGTAAGCGCGTAGTAGGTACTGATAAGTTCCGGAGGAAGCTAACCGATATGTTGAAAAAATTGGATGAGGTTAAAACAACTGCGGATACCTTGTTCAAATTGGTTAGTTTTGATAGTGCTACTGCAAAGCTGCTCCCAGTCACACAGGCACGTGTAACGTCTCCTTTGAAGGAAGAGAACCACATATATGGTAGAAAAGATGATCTTGATAGGCTGAGAGATTTGTTGCTTATGCAAAGTGATAGTAGTGCACCTGGACCTAGTAACTCATGTGTTCCTGTTATATCCATCATTGGTGTTGGTGGGATTGGGAAGACAAGCCTAGCACAATTAGCTTTCAGAGATGAAAGGATACGTGCGAGCTTTGGTCTCAGGATCTGGGTTTGTGTATCCGATATTTATGATGAGATAACATTGGCAAGGGATATTTTAGAATCTGTAACAGGTGAAAATTATCGCAGTGTTACTAAATTGGATGAATTGAAGAATGTTCTTCAAGAAAAGATAAGTCAAAAGAACTTTTTTCTTGTATTGGATGATGTATGGTATGATGAGAACAGGACAAATTGGGAGAATGAATTAGTATGGGACGGAGTTTTATCAACATTGGATACTGGACTGGGAGGATCCAAAATTCTGGTGACGACTCGAACCAACAAAGCCAGTGAACTCCTACGTGCTGGAGCCTGTTTACAATTAGGGGGATTGAATAGAGATGATTACTGGATGTTATTCAAAAGCTGTGCCTTTGGTGAGAAACATCCAGGACTGTTTCAAGAACTTAAGGAAATAGGAATGCAGATTGCTGAAAGATTGAATGGTTTGCCCTTAGCAGCAAAGGTAATCGGTCGCCTATTGAATGTTGATTTAGATTCAAGTCATTGGAAGAAAGTGCTAGAGAGTGACATATCAGGTGATGTTATGAAGGTTCTCAGGTTGAGTTACCAACACTTGCCCATCCACTTGCAACTATGCTTCAGCTTCTGCAGCTTATTCCCGAAGAACTGGCGTTTTGATCCCAGGAGGCTTACAGACATGTGGATTTCACAGGGTTTTGTTCAGAAGGAGGATGAGTCTGACAATGACATGAATGTTGAAGATGTTGCGAAGGGCTACTTTAATGATCTTGTACAAAGATCATTCTTCGAGAGATCTTTGTTAGACCTTCCAATAGAGTATGTCATGCATGACTTGATCAATGACCTTGCCAGGAATGTTTCAAAGGACGAGTATACCAGAATTGAGAGTGAGAAGCAAAAGGAGATCCCACCAAACATTCGCCATTTATCTATATCTGCACATTTGTGGGCCGGTATGAAGAAAACAGAGATGAAAAACCTGCGCACGTTACTTGTTTGGAGCAAATCATGGCCTTGCTGGAAATTGTCCCTTCCAAATGATGTGTTCAAGAAATCCAAATACATCCGAGTGCTAGATTTGACTGGTTGTTGCCTGGAGAGGTTGCCAACATCAGTGAAAAATTTGAAGCATTTGCGCTATCTTGCTTTTAGGGTTCCTGAAAAACCATTGCCCACAGCATTGGTCCAACTTTATCACCTAGAGGTTCTAGTCACAAGAGGTCACTCTTGTCGGGGAAGTGAATGTTTCCAACTTCCAACAAACATGAAGAAGAACCTACTCAAATTGAGAAAAGCTTACCTTTTCAATGTAGGGGGTGCCACAATATCTGGTTTTGGTGGACAAACTCTTCTGCATGGCCCAGGGGAATTCCATGTCAAGAAGGAGAGTGGGCACAGACTTGGAGAGTTAAAGGAGATGAACAATATCCGAGGAAGATTAAGTGTTAGGTTTCTTGAGAACGTGGAACATCAGCAACAGGCTGTTGATGCGCACCTAGATTGTAAAGAGCACGTCAAACACTTGCAGCTAGAGTGGAGTGACCTTCCAAGGCCTATTACTTCTGAGTTGGATTCTGATGTGCTTGAGGCCCTTCGACCTCACCCTGATCTTGACCGGCTGAATATCACAGGTTACAAGGGACTGAGGTCACCTACTTGGTTTGAGACCAATTGGATGAAAGCACTGACTTCTGTAATCCTTGAGAATTGCATGGGTTGGGTGCAATTGCCTCCTCTTGGACAGCTTCCTCTACTGGAGGATCTTGTACTGAGGAACATGCATGCTGTTGGGCAGATAGGTGAAGAATTCTATGGGAACGGTGAAATGAAGGGCTTTCCAAAGTTGGAAGAAATAGTATTTGATGGCATGCCCAACTGGGAGAAATGGTCTGGAATTGAAGATGGTTCATTGCTTCCATGTCTCACAAGACTTTACATAGCTAAGTGCCCTAAGCTTCAAGAAGCACCACCCTTAAATGCAAGACCAAAAGTTGAAGTGGCGATAACATCTGATTCCTTACCAAGTTCGTGTCTATTTGACTCCCTAATGGCATCGGCATCGTATCTGATCTTACTTGTCAACTGCTGCAGCTTCTTGAGCAGCCTGAATACTGACCAACTTAGTCATGTTGAGGAGTTGAACGTGAAGAGCTGCACAGATCCAATGCCAGCTTGTGGATTTATCGGACTTAGCTCCCTTAAGGTGCTTAGAATCAGCAACTGTTCAGCGTTACTATCGTCAGTTTGTGTGGAAGCAGGTGAAGAACTTGACACATGTTTTTTCCCTCAGTCACTAAGTGAACTTGAAATAGTTGATAGCAATATTCAGTCCAGTTTGCTACCAAGATACTTGCAAGGCCTAACTAACCTCTCGGTGCTGGTGATTAATAGCTGTGATTCTATGGATTTGCTATCTCTTGCTTATGGAACCCATCACCTTACTtctctagaagccataatcattaAAGACTGTATTTTCCTATCCTCATTGGATGGATTTGAAAATCTGATTGCTCTCAGAAAGTTAGTGGTAGCAGATTGTAAAAATTTCTGTTTCTTGCCAGCTGATCTGAATGCATTAATATCTCTCAAAACATTAGCCATTTATGGGTGCCCTAAGATGAAATTTCTCCCCCAGAATGGCGTACCAGCTTCTCTACAGTTAATTTTGCTGTCACTGTTGCATCCAGAGTTAGACAGACAGCTTCAAAGGAGGGAAGGTACTGAATGGGACAAGATTGCTCATGTTCCTGAAAAGAAACTAGAG GTAGAGCTAATTGATTTGTTGACACTGTTTCCATCCAGTTCTTTCTGA
- the LOC4341541 gene encoding putative disease resistance protein RGA3 isoform X2, protein MGTELTVTGWFLSPIIREMQDTALSYIRGQFSWEKDQEKDLERLDTILTEILAIVDAIEKREIKDGNQRKLLRKLKDAIYSAVDVLDSFQYMALKSKVDSQAMVSRVTSSCVYLGKRVVGTDKFRRKLTDMLKKLDEVKTTADTLFKLVSFDSATAKLLPVTQARVTSPLKEENHIYGRKDDLDRLRDLLLMQSDSSAPGPSNSCVPVISIIGVGGIGKTSLAQLAFRDERIRASFGLRIWVCVSDIYDEITLARDILESVTGENYRSVTKLDELKNVLQEKISQKNFFLVLDDVWYDENRTNWENELVWDGVLSTLDTGLGGSKILVTTRTNKASELLRAGACLQLGGLNRDDYWMLFKSCAFGEKHPGLFQELKEIGMQIAERLNGLPLAAKVIGRLLNVDLDSSHWKKVLESDISGDVMKVLRLSYQHLPIHLQLCFSFCSLFPKNWRFDPRRLTDMWISQGFVQKEDESDNDMNVEDVAKGYFNDLVQRSFFERSLLDLPIEYVMHDLINDLARNVSKDEYTRIESEKQKEIPPNIRHLSISAHLWAGMKKTEMKNLRTLLVWSKSWPCWKLSLPNDVFKKSKYIRVLDLTGCCLERLPTSVKNLKHLRYLAFRVPEKPLPTALVQLYHLEVLVTRGHSCRGSECFQLPTNMKKNLLKLRKAYLFNVGGATISGFGGQTLLHGPGEFHVKKESGHRLGELKEMNNIRGRLSVRFLENVEHQQQAVDAHLDCKEHVKHLQLEWSDLPRPITSELDSDVLEALRPHPDLDRLNITGYKGLRSPTWFETNWMKALTSVILENCMGWVQLPPLGQLPLLEDLVLRNMHAVGQIGEEFYGNGEMKGFPKLEEIVFDGMPNWEKWSGIEDGSLLPCLTRLYIAKCPKLQEAPPLNARPKVEVAITSDSLPSSCLFDSLMASASYLILLVNCCSFLSSLNTDQLSHVEELNVKSCTDPMPACGFIGLSSLKVLRISNCSALLSSVCVEAEWRTSFSTVNFAVTVASRVRQTASKEGRY, encoded by the exons atGGGCACTGAATTAACTGTTACAGGATGGTTCTTGTCACCTATTATACGGGAAATGCAAGATACTGCACTGTCCTACATAAGGGGGCAATTCAGTTGGGAGAAGGATCAAGAAAAGGACCTTGAGCGTCTTGATACTATCCTTACAGAGATCTTGGCCATCGTGGACGCCATCGAGAAGCGGGAGATCAAGGATGGGAATCAGAGGAAGCTGCTCCGGAAGCTCAAGGATGCCATTTACAGCGCCGTTGATGTGCTTGACAGCTTCCAGTACATGGCCCTCAAGTCTAAAGTCGACAGCCAAGCTATGGTGAGTCGCGTTACCTCATCCTGTGTTTACTTGGGTAAGCGCGTAGTAGGTACTGATAAGTTCCGGAGGAAGCTAACCGATATGTTGAAAAAATTGGATGAGGTTAAAACAACTGCGGATACCTTGTTCAAATTGGTTAGTTTTGATAGTGCTACTGCAAAGCTGCTCCCAGTCACACAGGCACGTGTAACGTCTCCTTTGAAGGAAGAGAACCACATATATGGTAGAAAAGATGATCTTGATAGGCTGAGAGATTTGTTGCTTATGCAAAGTGATAGTAGTGCACCTGGACCTAGTAACTCATGTGTTCCTGTTATATCCATCATTGGTGTTGGTGGGATTGGGAAGACAAGCCTAGCACAATTAGCTTTCAGAGATGAAAGGATACGTGCGAGCTTTGGTCTCAGGATCTGGGTTTGTGTATCCGATATTTATGATGAGATAACATTGGCAAGGGATATTTTAGAATCTGTAACAGGTGAAAATTATCGCAGTGTTACTAAATTGGATGAATTGAAGAATGTTCTTCAAGAAAAGATAAGTCAAAAGAACTTTTTTCTTGTATTGGATGATGTATGGTATGATGAGAACAGGACAAATTGGGAGAATGAATTAGTATGGGACGGAGTTTTATCAACATTGGATACTGGACTGGGAGGATCCAAAATTCTGGTGACGACTCGAACCAACAAAGCCAGTGAACTCCTACGTGCTGGAGCCTGTTTACAATTAGGGGGATTGAATAGAGATGATTACTGGATGTTATTCAAAAGCTGTGCCTTTGGTGAGAAACATCCAGGACTGTTTCAAGAACTTAAGGAAATAGGAATGCAGATTGCTGAAAGATTGAATGGTTTGCCCTTAGCAGCAAAGGTAATCGGTCGCCTATTGAATGTTGATTTAGATTCAAGTCATTGGAAGAAAGTGCTAGAGAGTGACATATCAGGTGATGTTATGAAGGTTCTCAGGTTGAGTTACCAACACTTGCCCATCCACTTGCAACTATGCTTCAGCTTCTGCAGCTTATTCCCGAAGAACTGGCGTTTTGATCCCAGGAGGCTTACAGACATGTGGATTTCACAGGGTTTTGTTCAGAAGGAGGATGAGTCTGACAATGACATGAATGTTGAAGATGTTGCGAAGGGCTACTTTAATGATCTTGTACAAAGATCATTCTTCGAGAGATCTTTGTTAGACCTTCCAATAGAGTATGTCATGCATGACTTGATCAATGACCTTGCCAGGAATGTTTCAAAGGACGAGTATACCAGAATTGAGAGTGAGAAGCAAAAGGAGATCCCACCAAACATTCGCCATTTATCTATATCTGCACATTTGTGGGCCGGTATGAAGAAAACAGAGATGAAAAACCTGCGCACGTTACTTGTTTGGAGCAAATCATGGCCTTGCTGGAAATTGTCCCTTCCAAATGATGTGTTCAAGAAATCCAAATACATCCGAGTGCTAGATTTGACTGGTTGTTGCCTGGAGAGGTTGCCAACATCAGTGAAAAATTTGAAGCATTTGCGCTATCTTGCTTTTAGGGTTCCTGAAAAACCATTGCCCACAGCATTGGTCCAACTTTATCACCTAGAGGTTCTAGTCACAAGAGGTCACTCTTGTCGGGGAAGTGAATGTTTCCAACTTCCAACAAACATGAAGAAGAACCTACTCAAATTGAGAAAAGCTTACCTTTTCAATGTAGGGGGTGCCACAATATCTGGTTTTGGTGGACAAACTCTTCTGCATGGCCCAGGGGAATTCCATGTCAAGAAGGAGAGTGGGCACAGACTTGGAGAGTTAAAGGAGATGAACAATATCCGAGGAAGATTAAGTGTTAGGTTTCTTGAGAACGTGGAACATCAGCAACAGGCTGTTGATGCGCACCTAGATTGTAAAGAGCACGTCAAACACTTGCAGCTAGAGTGGAGTGACCTTCCAAGGCCTATTACTTCTGAGTTGGATTCTGATGTGCTTGAGGCCCTTCGACCTCACCCTGATCTTGACCGGCTGAATATCACAGGTTACAAGGGACTGAGGTCACCTACTTGGTTTGAGACCAATTGGATGAAAGCACTGACTTCTGTAATCCTTGAGAATTGCATGGGTTGGGTGCAATTGCCTCCTCTTGGACAGCTTCCTCTACTGGAGGATCTTGTACTGAGGAACATGCATGCTGTTGGGCAGATAGGTGAAGAATTCTATGGGAACGGTGAAATGAAGGGCTTTCCAAAGTTGGAAGAAATAGTATTTGATGGCATGCCCAACTGGGAGAAATGGTCTGGAATTGAAGATGGTTCATTGCTTCCATGTCTCACAAGACTTTACATAGCTAAGTGCCCTAAGCTTCAAGAAGCACCACCCTTAAATGCAAGACCAAAAGTTGAAGTGGCGATAACATCTGATTCCTTACCAAGTTCGTGTCTATTTGACTCCCTAATGGCATCGGCATCGTATCTGATCTTACTTGTCAACTGCTGCAGCTTCTTGAGCAGCCTGAATACTGACCAACTTAGTCATGTTGAGGAGTTGAACGTGAAGAGCTGCACAGATCCAATGCCAGCTTGTGGATTTATCGGACTTAGCTCCCTTAAGGTGCTTAGAATCAGCAACTGTTCAGCGTTACTATCGTCAGTTTGTGTGGAAGCAG AATGGCGTACCAGCTTCTCTACAGTTAATTTTGCTGTCACTGTTGCATCCAGAGTTAGACAGACAGCTTCAAAGGAGGGAAGGTACTGA